The following nucleotide sequence is from Tribolium castaneum strain GA2 chromosome 5, icTriCast1.1, whole genome shotgun sequence.
ATTTTGGgtcaaaattttggcaaaaaagcTGGTATTGTTACAGTTTGGCCAGGCCATACTAAAACCCATTGTTCCCGAACACGTTTCACGTAATCTTTAACAGCCTCATGTACCATCTTATGAACGGATTTCTTCATATCTGTTTCCAATTCAACTAACCATTTTTCGACTTGACCTCGCGCTAGCGCAGTCTGAATCACATCAACGAGAGGTACAACTTCGCCTTCACTCGACTTCATCTCAGTCACATCCAAATCTTCGGTAAACGTGAGTTTGGCGATGCCTTCGAAGCACTTCTTCAAGTGTGGTTGCACTCTAAAAACTGCCTTCGCACTTGGacacaaaaaccaaaagtttGTACCTGGTCGGGTCTTTGGTTTCGGACAAAATCTCCAACAATTCGTCATTCGACAAGAAGAAGAATCGCGGGAAATAAAGTCGCTTCTTCTCCAAATAGTCATTCAGGCCTCTTTGGATCATCTCCAAAAGGCTGTTACACTTCTTGAGACGTTCTAGCATCTTGTCGATTTCCACCACAGACAAGACACGACAGTCGGCATTCACAGTTTTCATCAAGTCTCTCCAAATCTTGTCAACTGCACTAAACCGGCGGCCTTCCTCCGGCATTTGTTGCTGAATATCAGGCGAACTAAATATCGGTTCAAGGTACATCCAAGTTGATTGCACTTTCAACCACTCATCCAGAATTTCTTGCAGCAATTGTAGCTTAGCTTCCCACGAActagaaacaaaatttcgaaaccACACTTTCAGAAATTGCAACCACTAACAGAATTTCCTTCTCAAACGGTTTGATATAAGGCGAGTTCTTCATGGTTTGCGTCTTGACAATGTGATCGTCCAGCAGGACTTGAATATCATCAACCGCTGATAAAATATAAGTACCAGTATCTCTGTACGCGTGAACCACAAATTCCATGTCCTGCCACTCAGTCATCATCTTACTCAGATTCTTCTCGAGGTTGTTTTCCTTAGTCGCAGCCTCAGAAATCGCCTCAAATTTGTCAATATACTCGTCCAAACCATAATCGATGATTTTCTCGAGCGTGAGCTCTGCGTCAACTTTAATGGGAAAACCAACAATTTCCGAAATTTTCTCCCAATGTCGCGGCTTCATTCCCGGATTTCCGAGCGTTTGTATGATTGGCATGTGCTCTTTAAACTCCTCTATTTGGGTTCGCACCTAAAATTTTGCTAGAAGTTGGTTTTACAAAGCAAAACGTACTGTTGTGGCCAATTGTTGTGTTGCCGGTCGGTCGGAAAACACTTTCTCCAACTTGTAAACGTTTCGGTAACATTGGGCCACATCCTGTTCGATTTCCTCCGGATCGTACGTTCCGACTTGTGACTTCATCCACAATTCGTACTTGGTCAAAAACTCCATAGCGTTATCGTACAGTTTCTTGTATGGGGTTAATTTATCGTGCGTTTGTTTCCTGAGAGGGTATTGGGAGAGTTCGAATCCGAAAGCAGCCTCTTCTTCATTGAAAgcatcaattttttccattgcTGTTATCAGTCTGTTATCAAGCTGAGTGGCTTTCTTGTGGTAGCGAGGCAAGTCGTCGATGTTTCCATTGTGTTGGAGCTCTTCGACCATTTTGGCATAGAGCTGCAAATCGTCGACAAACTTCTGAATTCTTGCGGCTAAAGAAGCTTGGAATTCTTCCATCTTGACATCGACCAATTGCCGATGTTCTTCAATAACTCGCGGCATTCGCAAGTACCACAAGAACGTGATATTGTTCTGCTTCATTTCAATGGGAGTGAATATGGCATGGTCTGATAGGAAAAGCATATATTTCAGGACGATTCTAAGCCGGTCTTCCATTTCAGGAAGAGTGGTGGCTTCAGTATCTTCAACGAAACGAATCAAAGCCATCAATTCTGCCGTATTTGCCGGcgtttttaaagatttttcggCAATAGCTTGATATTCTTCACCGAGTctataaaaaactttgatGATTTACAAAACAATGCGACCAAACCTACGCCTTGCACAAAGACTGGTAGTCTTTAGTACAACGTTTGATGAGAATGTCCTTAAAATTCTCAGCGGCTGCAACTAGAGCCTTAATCATTTCGAACCGTTCCATATCGTACATTTCCATCGTAATAACATGTTCTTTAACAATCGGGATTtcgtcaataatttgcttGTACCGCAAAATTTCCTCAACGTATTCATCAAACGAGCGATCTTCAGCTAAAAATTGGTTAATCCATTCCTCGTCCTGGAAGGaatattaagcaaaaaataatttcctaaTCAACTAACTTCTCCGTTTATTAGCGGCATGTACTCATCAAAATCTTGGACACGTAATTCCGGCCCAATTCTCTGATTCTCCAACAAATCTCTTATTTGTTGTCTGTAATTACCAACAGTGAGTTCCGGAATCGTTGGCTAAAAATGCGATAAGTGGGAAAACGACTAAGGATTTTTTACCAACTTTTAAATACACTTCTTGGCCCGCATCTAAATAAAGTCGGCATTCGAGTCTCGGTACTGTCATTACAGCTTCGATAATAAAGTCAATCACATTGAGTAAAGCATCAGTGAAGTGTTTAAATGGAGGCTCGAACACTAACGTGTTGACTTTCTGGTGCAAATGAATTATAAATCCTTTATTCGAGTACTAAAATTGGATAATTATTTCAGGACTATAAAGTGTTAAAGTTACTTTAATGTCAGTAATGTAGCTAATGTAGTCGTATAACGATTTTAGACAAAGAGTTTGCAAATTATATGTCATTATTGTCGCTACAGCGTTGTAAAAAGATTTCATCCGCTTGGGTTTAGCTGGGTCGGGAAGTAAATTCCTTTTACTCCCTTGTAGAAAAACATCAGTCACTGCGGCGTAATAGTCGTTCATAAGTGTTTGTTTGCAAGCATCGATTTGGTTGTTGATTGTCCATTTAAATTCTTCGAGACTGAACGCGCCTTCGTGGGCCATTAACTCCTTCGTGTCAACCAATCGAAGTTTTCTAATAAATTGCAAATCAAAAACCTTTACTAACATTTCAAAGgacaatgttttattttagttaattgTCCTTTGGTCTATAGGATATCATAGTGTTGGCAACCCTATTTCTAGTCAAGTTTTACCTAAATCTACTATACCAAATGTCCAAGATGGCCGCTAGACAGGGATTAATGACGTGAAGATCTCGTTCCAGTTTAGCTTTAGCCGTCTGTAtgacattttttacagttagAACCATATCTTTCAGTTCTTTTTTATGTGGCGATTCTTTTTCCGCCACAACTTTAACAAATGCAGGGTCTTGGAGGACAAAATCGACTATAGCTTTTTTGACCGCCATCATGAAATCAGTTTTCATGTCTTCGATAGAAGCTTCAAGAGTTTGCTCccatttcattaattttctaGGAACTAATGCTAACACCTATGATTGAATTGTAAGTTACtgtgtgcaaaaataaagttttatgtACCCTATTTAGCACTTTTATGTCTAGTGGAGCTACATGTATTGTATCAACACCATATTTGATGTAGTAATAGTAGCGCAAAATTTCGCGCTCGTCTGCTGATGGTATTTGGTTTGGATCAACTTCGGCATCGTCGTCTTTATTGACAATTAAGTCGACAAGTCGTTTCCTGAATTCTTCCCGTTGCTTTCGCAACTCGGTGTAAGACTTCAgcttatttttcaattccTCATCTTTAGAAACAGCTTTATTATGAACTAAATAACACGTGAAGAAATACCTCTTTTCTTTTGCTCTGCTACTTTTTTACGATATTTGGGATATGAAGACGCTATAACGGGCCGCAAAATTTCAGGAggtaatgaaaaaacattCCGATCTTGAATATTAAAATCCGAAGGAACCGTTAGCCTTGGAACTTTAATATTAAGATCGCCTCTGGCCTCCAAACGTGCCCTTTTCTCTGCAATTCGTTTTAACAAACGCTCGCGTTCGATGTCTCTGCCTCGAGAACCCATGTCTGAAAAGTTTGGTGCTCACTGACATGTGGTAACTTTTGACGGTCACTGCTTCTCTTATGTCATTCGCCggcaaaaaattgtgacaTAAGTTTTGGGGTTAGGTAAAGGTAAAAAATTGTGTGATAAGGAAAAATGgtaagaaaaacgcaaaaacttACTTTAAACTACCAATGTTGACATaattaagcactttttttgcgggtttcttgtaaaaaactataatgACACTGAAAAAGTCACCTATcaataaaactatttatttttttgtcatagtAACAAGAATTGAGGAAATATGATCGATAATAATTTTCAGATTTCCTCGAAAATTTTTGCACGTTTTGTGCACCTACAAGGCCCATGTCTGGCCGCAGAAAAGTCCCTGTTAGCAACCCTTAGAAAGAAGACAGGATACACGTTTTCCAACTGCAAAAAAGCCCTGGAGCTGCATAACAATGATATAAAACAAGTGGGTTGACTAGTGGCCactattttgatttatttagggGTTGTAGGCAGAGGCTTGGCTGAGACAACAAGCGCAGTCTTTGGGGTGGGCCAAGGCCACGAAATTGGAGGGCAGACAGACCTCCCAAGGCCTGATTGGACTGTCGTTTAATTCCAAAAACGCAGCCTTGGTCGAAGTCAACTGTGAGACAGATTTTGTTGCGAGAAATAAGGAGTTTCACAAGTATGTTGAGGAGGCGACTTTGAGTTGCCTGAATTTTGCGCAAACACAGCCAGGGGACAAAACCATAAAAAAGGTATATATTTAAcatcaaagaaaaattaaatattaatgtgCATCGAAGTAGGCGTTTTTTGGTGAATCACACCTATAGTATATcttttttttgtgatattttagATTAGTTTAAACAGTGATCAgatgaaagcgtttttggccACTGATGGCAAGTCTTTGGCGGATCATTTGGCGCTGATGATTGGAACAGTGGGTGAAAATGCGTCCTTGAAAAGGGGGCTGTGTGTCAAGGCCCCAAGTGACGTGCATTTGGTCGGTTATGTGCACCCTTCGGGGAGTGACGGTTCAGTTTTGTTGGGGAAAATTGGAGGTTTgattgctttaaaacaattatCTTCAAAGTGTGCAGATTTGGACGAGATTGGGAAAAAGCTGTGTCAGCACATTGTCGGTATGAACCCTCAAAAAATTGGTACATCTGACGATGAACCAGCCAAAGACAAAGAGGAGGAAGTTTGTTTGATCCATCAGGAGTTTTTGCTTGATGACAGCGTGACGGTGAAGGAAGTTTTAGACGAACATGAGATTGAAGTGGTTGATTTTAAGAGGCTTGAGTGTGGAGGGGACACAGTTGAGGGTGTAAATCAGCCTTTAGAGTTAATAGAAACTTGTcagtaatttatattttgctACTAAATAAAATAGTCGTTTCAAGtggattttttcatttctgcCACCGATCTGTTCTTCTTGAAATCAACATCATTTTTCCACATCCACATTCTGCAGTCTTTCTTCCACGTCCATGCAATGTCGTCAGCCGTGTAGTTGCGCCCTTTCAGACTCAAAAACTCTTCCTTTATGTAATAAACCTCATCCGTGACGACGTCTTTGGTCGCAATCGAGTTTTTGTCCATTCTTTGTGTGTCATAATCTTTACAAAACAATTCGCAACAGTTTTCTTTCGTATTCTACAAGGAAAGTCAATTTCGAATGACAGTGTCATCACGGTTATAACCTGATGCCGTTGATTTGGCACCGAATCGTAAAGTTTCGTGTCGACCATTGCCCCAGCATAGGATTTTGCTTCTCAGTAGATAGAGATAGCCggttcaaaaaccacctccacctccctctactgcgcatgtgtgaaaattgtgtcagtcagccgcagacgcaagcgcgtaatcgcagctcgctggcctgcgaccagctggtcagccggcctgcggccgactgacgccatttgtgatgatgcaaatatatttatgtagtataataataataataataataataatcgtcgccatcttggaagtttgaaagtcggcggcggtcatttttgtttaatggtaaattggcgccaaatttaaattatttcaaaattaatatttgaaattagtcggccatgtttgtttgttaaaaaaaatggcgccaaaattttaatttatttaaaaattaatattgggtgtaatgttggtagcgccgatgtcgtcacaaattccgcctaaattctcacgttagatggcgccacggtctgcaaacttttcgctagatggcgctgccgtcagcgcagccgtcaatcaaagatggcgctggcctccattttttttttttaaacacaccccccgcccgtttgcgaatatgcaaccaagaaaacaagtagtagtagtagtagtagctttttggggttgtgaaatttttggtttttggggttgtgaaattttgaatatatgatttttgaaatgtgcaattttgaatacatgaagtatatatacaatacatgctgtattgagttaagcaaaatatcagaaaatcatcgcgcttgtcactaataactaataaaggaaagtcattattttatcgataaggaaaaaaaacctagtatatgtagttttttatttttgtaatgttgtttgcctaacttgtctgttgcgcaccaagtttattttgttatttgtttaaaatataatgcaaaaaaagttgttgttgttgttgttccttccatggggagtcgaacctcaggtaggtagagtggatagtgctgtctattttggaaacctgaaaaaaatcataaattagttttttaaatagaggtGAACATGacacttaccaaaaaattttacattaatctTCGTGAACAATacgttcgaaattaaaaatgtgggcATCATGTTCCTGATTTCCATTAGCTTGCTTACGTCCCatataaatcaaataagatCCGAGTCCTTCCATTAGTGTCGTAATTATGGTATCATTCATAACTGCTGTTAGtcgtttaggtaaaaaaactttaccgaCGTTGTCCAGATATGCTACCATCATAACCCCATGTTGTGTGTTTGCCTTGgttaaattgatgattttatatttcttgttcACTTCCAAATCGTTGGCACTGACATATGTATCAGTATATTCACAGGCAGCaattttattcagatttaATAGTTGATCAGCCATTACAGAatcctttgaaatttaaatgcaaaaatacacaGCGGAGCACATACAACTTCTCACAaagatagttttaataaaactggtgaaatgtgtaaaaaacggaacttttataatcaatttttgcggttaacagataacacgctttcctaaaaaataaaaatgaaataaaatatgatttaatactaattttgtggtttaccttatcgtaggaattttgtgacgcactttttgtttgataaaaatttgataaaaattttcctaaaaaattaaacacatttttagcaatcaaatgtggtaaacaaatttaaaaaattaaagaatttaccaaaaaaagattatttatgttggttttagAGAAGAATTCAGTAGTCTGAATCGGAAGAATTTGTGGATGAAGAACTTGTGCCGAAGTCAATATTTTCGATAAACTTACGATGCGTCTTTTTGGCACAACTTTTGTAGGTCTGAAGCTGAAATTAGATGTTTAAATTAGATGTTTAGAAAGAacgttttattaagttgtaatATAAACTTACTGTAAACAAACACTGATGAATACACCAACTACACCAACTATCTTCTTCACGAGTataatctgttaaattttcaacCAGGACTGCATTGTGTgtaataatctttttaaaagataattttttcaattgaattaagATGGGTTCTCGCggacaattaatgttaaatatagaTAAAGTTTTAGGTCCCGCTTGTATGACACTCTTAGTAAACTCATcatattcaaagtaattattttcattaaaaaagtacagctttccgtttaaatatctaaatgtccttgttattttattaggaaCACCTTCAAATAATTCGTTTGTTAAACCAGGAACATTATATCCAGAGATGCAACTAGATAATGTAATATATGTATTATCtctgagaaaaagataaataccaCCTGAGTAAGTTGTTATCGCTGCCGAAATTGgacttgatattttaaattcttcgcttatagatttcggataattagttttaaatctaaaagtagataatgaaaaaaatataaacttcagcttttacaataattactataTCATCTGTTGAGGGTTTATgataaattgttgtaaattcttcaaaatcttttggtaaaaaatgttaaccgCCCAGTAATTAAGGTTttggatatgaatttttacctatttcaattaaacaaatccactttttttataaaagatgtataaatgtgttttaactattagaaatgtatatattgtttgtaaactattggatataaattttttggggaaaatgattgtaacgataaattaataatcaaatacaactggatatttataaaatttttgattcataaatttacaagaaaaaaacgttagacaggaaataagatcagaaaaataatcagaatgaatattattttttattatacataaaacaaactacatacttaaactaaaaaagtcatacacctaaataaatttttaattgcagtttttaagccaaacctaacgctatgaacatcataaaaaacgctatgaacatcataaaacgATCCAACATGTATGAGGTTTAATGTACCCATACCCAAATGTCAATTATACCCCGCTCCTCATCGGTGTCTATCGCGGCGGTCAAGCGCCCCAcggtaaaaatatcaaaataacctCCAAGGGATGGGGGCGGTTCCAGTCGCAGATAGATGTTAATAAGGGAAACCCACTCGAAGGTGCCCGCGGGAATTTGGGTGAGGAGGTGGTCCACCTCCTCTTCGGTTAACCCAGCGTGGTTAACAACCAAATCTGGGTTATAGTCCCCATAGTAACCTGCGGGATGTTCTGTaacaaaagaaagagaaatttaataaatagattacattaatttattaagactgatgatgaagtgttgtaattaaatttcaaacaattgattcggaaaaaatttaaaataaaataatgtaaaaattatttctacttACTAGACATGATGGTTGTGTTGACTGttgatatttcaataaaaattatttcacacacTAAAAGTTGATCCCTTTATACTTTTTGTAATCTTAACTAGAGTGGAGAGGGCAGGTTAATGAAGTAGGAGAAGGAAACgagattaaaactttaaacgtttatttcggtaaattctgaattacataattataaataaaccgtacattattaagactacagatacatattttagtttttaagtaatgatGCATACATAACGGAAGTTGTGGTTGCAATTTTGGACAAGAGTTTGCTTCCTCCAAATTGATGATCCTAGGGTAAAAGTCCTTTGAAtcgaaaaattgtcttaaaaaatcctctttaacgcttccttttacgtaaataatatcgataacatcatcgataatattttcttctagtatgttataaatattttcatagtcGATATTTCCACTGTTGTAACGTAAtagatgatgatttaattctaaatatttcacttgtttttttacatctgCACTTAGTTGACGAAACGGCAccggtgatttaaacaaatagtgaCCAGTTCGATGTCcatcaaatattgttaattcttTAACGATGAATTCAGGTATATAAAATCCTTGAACATCAATCACTACTACCTTCATGTTGAACACTTAAATCtagactgaaaaatttgttcacgatgagcagaatttaa
It contains:
- the mEFTs gene encoding elongation factor Ts, mitochondrial — encoded protein: MISSKIFARFVHLQGPCLAAEKSLLATLRKKTGYTFSNCKKALELHNNDIKQAEAWLRQQAQSLGWAKATKLEGRQTSQGLIGLSFNSKNAALVEVNCETDFVARNKEFHKYVEEATLSCLNFAQTQPGDKTIKKISLNSDQMKAFLATDGKSLADHLALMIGTVGENASLKRGLCVKAPSDVHLVGYVHPSGSDGSVLLGKIGGLIALKQLSSKCADLDEIGKKLCQHIVGMNPQKIGTSDDEPAKDKEEEVCLIHQEFLLDDSVTVKEVLDEHEIEVVDFKRLECGGDTVEGVNQPLELIETCQ